The genome window GAAACGTCCACATCGCTGCGCGGCAAGTGTGCAAAACCGGCAATAAACAACAGGCTCGGAAGTTTCCAAGGTAAACAACAGGCTCGGAAGTTTCCAAGCTGGACTGCGCCGGTAGGCGGGTATACCTACTACTATAGTCCAACGAGGAGAGGATGGCATGTTCTAATCGCTTCGAACAGGACAGCACGCGCGTGATTTGGCGCAGGAAGACCCCAACAACCAAGTCACGCCTGTCTTCATTAATTCTACATCACTAGTTTGGACTGATTAGCAGTGGCGGCTCTTGCTCCAAGCTGGCTTCAGATTATAAAACTACAAGCGGAGCCGCCGGAGCGCGACAGCACTGCAGCGCACCAAAGCGGCAACGCCACAGGCCACATACTACGAATCTCAAGTTGGCACTTGGCTTGGCAGATGTGAATTTCGAGAGCTTTTCGCTTGTGAGTTGCCATGGTTGATATGAGGCGCGCGCGCTCCCTTCTCCGGGGAATCCTCCTCGCTGGCTTCGTCGCGGCCGTTCTCGGCGCCGGCGACGACAGTGAACACCAGTTCGTCTACACGGGCTTCACCGGCGCGCCGCTCTCCCTGGACGGCACGGCCGTCATCACGCCGACCGGGCTGCTCGAGCTCACCAACGGCACGGCCCAGCTCAAGGGCCACGCCGTCCACCCGGCGCCGCTGCAGTTCCAGAGGACGCCGGGCGGTCCCGTGCGCTCGTTCTCGGCGTCGTTCGTGTTCGGCATCATCCCTCCCTACCCTGACCTGAGCGGCCACGGCATCGTCTTCTTCGTCGGGAAGGACAACTTCTCGTCCGCGCTGCCGAGCCAGTACCTGGGCCTCCTCAACCCCCAGAACAACGGCAACGCCACCAATAACATCTTCGGCGTCGAGCTCGACACCATCCAGAGCACCGAGTTCAAGGACCCCAACGACAATCACGTCGGCATCGACATCAACAGCCTCAAGTCCGTCAGTGTTCAAACCGCCAGCTACTACGATGATAAGACCGGTGCGTTCCAGAACCTGAGCCTGATTAGCGGCAAGCCCATGCAAGTTTGGGTGGATTACGATGGCGAGACCATGCAGATCAACGTGTTCTTGGCTCCCCTGAAGATGGCCAAGCCTTCGAAGCCTTTGGTGTCGGCCACGCACAACCTCTCGGAGGTGCTCGTGGAGCCGGCGTACGTTGGCTTCTCGTCCTCGACGGGCACCGTCAGGTCGCTCCACTACGTGCTCGGCTGGAGCTTTGCCATGGACGGCCCTGCCCCGGACATCAACATTGGCAGCCTGCCGAAGCTGCCAAGGTTTGGCCCGAAGGCACGGTCCAAGGTCTTAGATGTTGTGTTGCCAATAGCCACCGCGGCGTTCGTCCTCGGCGTGGTCGTGGTTGTGATTTCGCTCGTCCGGAGGAGGTTGAAGTACGCCGAGCTGCGAGAAGATTGGGAGGTTGAATTCGGGCCACACAGATTCTCGTACAAGGACTTGTTTCAGGCAACAGAGGGATTCAAGAGCAAGATGTTGCTTGGTATTGGAGGATTTGGAAGAGTGTACAAGGGAGTGCTTCCAAAATCAAAATTGGAGGTTGCAGTCAAGAGGGTGTCGCACGAATCAAGGCAGGGTATAAAAGAGTTCGTCGCGGAGGTTGTCAGTATCGGCCGTCTCAGACACCGCAACCTTGTGCAGTTGCTCGGTTATTGCAGACGGAAAGGTGAACTTCTTTTGGTTTATGACTATATGCCAAATGGTAGCCTTGACAAATACTTACACGGTCATGAGGATAAGGCCACTTTGGATTGGGCACAGAGGTTCCGAATCATCAAAGGTGTCGCATCAGGGTTGCTATACATCCATGAAGACTGGGAGCAAGTTGTCATCCACCGAGACATAAAAGCGAGCAATGTCCTCCTCGATAGTGAGATGAACGGACGGCTAGGAGACTTTGGTCTCGCAAGATTGTATGATCATGGAGCTGACCCGCAGACAACTCACGTCGTCGGCACAATGGGTTACCTTGCCCCAGAGCTGGCACGAACAGGAAAAGCTTCCCCTCTCACCGATGTGTTTGCCTTTGGAGCATTCATCCTTGAAGTCACCTGCGGGCGGAGACCTGTGGAGCAGAGCATGCAAGACAACCAGCTCATGCTGGTCGATTGGGTGCTTGAGCACTGGCAGAAAGAATCACTCACTGAGGTGGTTGATGCAAAGCTTCAGGGTAAATTCGATGCCGATGAGGCGATCCTGGCGTTGAAATTAGGGCTGCTGTGTTCGCATCCATTGCCCAGTGTGAGGCCAAGCATGCGGCAAGTGATGCAATATCTTGAAGGGGACATGCCCTTCCCAGAGCTGACACCGTCGCACCTAAGCTTCAGTATGCTAGCTCTGATGCAGAACGAAGGGTTTGATTCGTTTGTCCTGTCGGCGTCGCATCCGTCATCGTCGGCGATGAGTATCGGGACAATGACTGGCCTCTCCGGAGGGAGATAACGTGCGCGCTGTGTTCGGTGTTATTGTGAATCCTTAGAACTTGGGTGTGAATGCACATGAGTATGCCATGAGACATGAGTGTAGCAAAGCATTAGTCAGTTCTAGTAGCCTGCCCTTAGCTACTTGATAGCTTCTTTCTAAAATTCTTCTTCTGTTGGTTGTAAATCTGTGCAATAGTTTGAATTGCTTGTACTATCTAAAGTACGACGAATaactataatatatatatatatatatactacttaaaaaatatatagtaattaGTCTTTAATTAGACAGGACATCCACCTCTCCACGTCCTGATTTTGATTTGTGGTCCACTTCCCTCGAGTCACCTccctttctttctcctcctgcACCCACACCGCGATCACAACTATGCCACCACCGTCCATCCACACAAACGCGCCGCCCGCCGATCCTTGATTCCTACGCCCACTCCTTCCACGATCCCCGTCCATCCAGCTCTCTCCCACTCCAATCCACGCTGCCACAACCCTAGCACACCTGATCCACACCCTCCCCACTAGCCACGACGCCTCCTCGATCGCAACCAATCCTGATCCTCGCTCTGAATCTTCCCCACCACCTGACGGCACATGCACCTCGCCGCATTAATGGATTCGGCAACCGCGGCCGCCTCCCACCCTCGTCTCCTCCCCACCTCGGCAACCCTAATGTGACGCCCTCCTCGCGCCTCACCGTTTGCGCGAGGTGTTCGCGCGGAAAAAAATCGCGGCTTTGGGAACTCCCGGGCGAGGCATGGCCCAAAGCGGTTCGATCCGTATTCGTCTGCTCAGCGATTCGGCTCGGATTGGGTGCTGGTTTGGTGAATCCCGCGCCGTTGACCCGTGCTGCCTCGGAAAGGTTGGATCTTTATGACATTCTGTGCTATGGGTGTGGGTGACTTGAGGTTTCTTGGAGTGGTTTGGGCTGGGGATTACCCCCATTCTGGTTATTGTAGAAGCTTGTTGGTAGGATGCGGGGGCTCAACTCTTTGTCGGAATCTCTTGGTTTGTGCGAGGTCAAATTTGGGATCAAGATTGGGTTTTGGGGGACTCGGTGCTAGTGCTCTGTTGATTAGTGAGTTTAGCTGCATTTGGGCTAAATATGCTTAGGTCTCTTTGTACTTTTTGTTGATTTGTTGTGTTTACGtgagcaattttatttgcaGGTGTAGAGTGAGGAGAGATGGATGTGGAGAAAGCTGCTTCAAAGGGGCATggattttttggcctgtttgaTTGGGGTAAGAAGTCTAAGAAGCGGCTACTCAGCGGAAGCGGGAGCAGTTCTCCGATTTCAAGTAAGCAAATGTGAAATAGGAGTCGAGTGGTTGCTATAATCTGGGTACATTTTCACAAGGGACGTGCTGTGCTTCTATCCTAACCATCGTGGAGGGAATACTGGAGGTAAGAAGGAAGTTGATGGTGGTACACCAAGTGTACGGTCGAATTCGGTGCGTGCTCTTGCGCACATTTTTTTCGGGTGTAGTTCAGTTTGTTGCTTAATGTCTTGAATGACTAAGCTGTGTGTATCACTGTATTGACATTTGGCAGATCCTCGAAGATGCACCGATCTTGAATGAAAGCAGTGAGCATAGTTGCTCATCTTCGGTGATCGATGAAGAAGCTCAGGTGAGGAGGTGACCCACTTTTGTGGCTAGACTTATGGGTTTAGATTCCATGCCTGCGGAAAGCTCATCCGAATCAAATCCCATGCCATCAGCTGTGCAACCATCCTTACAAATTTCTAAGACAAATTATgggtttgtattttttttatttttgtttatgttcTGTGATAAATTTCTgagtatatatatgtttagCCTGAAATAGCAGCCGAACAAAAATGCCATCGTTTGAAAAATCAAACGCCGATTGCTTCTGGACATTAGAAATCGGAACGCATGAGGGAAGCATACTAGCAGAATACTTGGAAAATCTGTAAACTGGTGAAAGAGACACCTCCCATACGTTTAGTCCAAAATAGCAGCCGAACAAAAATGCCATCGTCCTTACTTCAGCCTCACCAGAACTGTCAGATGTGAATGGAATATTGGTTACAGCTTTGTTTGTGACTGTCTGGATGCTTGCCTAGAAGAAGCTGTGAACTGTTGAGCTTCAGAAAATGAGAAATGCTATGCTTCTCGGCATCTAGAAGTGAGAATAAGAAGAGTCCAAGTCAATCAACCAACCACTTGGAGTAACGCCTGAATGGACCGAATGATTGGTCCTGTCCACTTGTCCAGCACTCCAGCGTAGGACGGATCGATGCTTCCTAGCAGAGACAAACAGCACGATCCAAAGAACTCGTCAGCGCATCGGATTCAGACGAGCGCGCCCTGGATTACCTTCAACTGCTGATAGCAGCAGCTGCTTACAAACTGGTTCAAACCAGTCTTGagaatcaccaagatttctctGGGATTAGACAAGCTAGAGCCATATCCTGTATAGCCACGGAGCCACCATGACGCTGCTTGCGTGCCTCCTCTTCTTTAGCCTCACCCTGGTGTGCTCCTCCGGCGATGCCATCGACTTCGTCTTCAACGGCTTCGCCGGCGCGAACCTTACCGTCGACTACTCTGCCATGGTCACCCCGGACGGCGTCCTCGTGCTCACGAACGGCACGTACCTGATGAAAGGCCACGGCGTGTACCCAGCCCCGCTCCACTTCCGCTCTGCGCAACCAACCTCTGGCGTGCTCTCCTTCTCGACAACCTTCGTGTTCGCCATCCTCTCCGAGTACGCCGACTTGAGCGCCTACGGGATCGCCTTCTTCGTCGCCCCGACCACGAACTTCTCGGCCACGTTGCCGAGCCAATTTCTTGGTCTCTTCAACACCAGTAATGTCGGGAACACCACCAACCATATCTTCGCCATCGAGCTCGACACGCTGCTCGACGTGGAATTTGCAGACATCAACAGCAACCACGTCGGGATCGACATCGATGGGCTGAAGTCTGTCAAGGCCGCCTCGGCTGGTTACTACGACGACGATGGCAATGGAGTGTTCCGTAACTTGAGCCTGATAAGCGGCGAGGCCATGCAGGTGTGGGTGGACTACGACGGCCGGAGCATGGAGATCAATGTGACGTTGGCTCCCGTGCGCGTGCCAAAGCCCAAGAAGCCTCTGTTCTCGCATGCCGTCGACCTCTCGACAGTGATTACGGACACGTCGTACATCGGCTTTGCCGCCTCCCTGGGATCCATGTCATCGCGGCACTGTATTCTTGGCTGGAGCTTTTCCTTGAACGGATCAGCTCCGCCTCTCGATTACTCCAAGTTGCCCAGGCTGCCCGTAGCTCACGGTGGAGGTCAGCACAAGGTCCTGGAGGCAGTGTTGCCAATTGGAATCGTGGTGTTCATCCTGGCCATGGTCACCAGTGTGTTTGTGTTCGGGTGGAGAAGGGTCAAGTACGCCGAGTTGCGTGAGGAATGGGAAGACGAATTCGGACCGCGCCGGTTCACGTACAAGGACTTGTTTCATGCCACCGACGGGTTCACCGACAGGCATCTGCTCGGCGTCGGCGGGTTTGGGAGGGTGTACAAGGGAGTGCTCCCCGGTTCCAAGCTCGAGGTAGCTGTAAAGATGGTGTCGCATGACTCGAGGCAAGGGATCAAAGAGTTTGTCGCTGAGATCACGAGCATCGGGCGCCTCCAGCACCGGAACCTTGTGCGCTTGCTCGGCTACTGCCGGCGAAGAGGCGAGCTTCTTCTGGTCTACGAGTACATGCCCAATGGTAGCCTCGACAAATTTCTGTATGATCATCAGAGGAAGCCTACTCTGGACTGGGGTAAGCGCTTTCGGATCCTCAAAGACGTTGCGCTGGGCCTCTTCTACCTCCACAACAACTGCGACCAAGTTATCATCCACCGAGACGTCAAGGCGAGCAACGTTCTCCTCGACGACAAGGTGGGTGGACACCTGGGCGATTTCGGGCTCGCCAGGCTGCACGACCACGGCGCCAACCCGCGGACGACACGGGTGGTCGGCACCCTCGGGTACCTCGCACCCGAGCTGGCGCGCACCTCCAAGGCTACTCCGCTCACCGACGTGTTCGCGTTCGGCGTGTTCCTCCTGGAGGTCACGTGTGGCCGACGGCCCATCGAGGAAGACGCACGCGGCGACCGCGCCCTGCTCGTGGACTGGGTGCTCGAGCGCTGGTCCAACGGGTCGCTCATTGGCAGCGTGGACGCGAGACTCGACGGGGAGTACGATGCCGGCGAGGTGAGCTTGGTGCTGAAGCTGGGGCTGTTGTGCACGCAGGTCTCGCCCGTCGCGAGGCCGAGCATGGCGCAGGTCGTGCAGTACATGGACGGCATCCTGCGGCTCCCGGAACCGCCCGTGCTGACGCCGCCGGACTTCGGCACCATGGCTTCGCTGCAGAGCGACGGGTTCGACTCGTATGCCATGTGGTATCCGACGTCGTCGGCAGAGTCCAGGGGAAGCTACGGCACGGTGTCTGATCTCTCCGGGGGAAGATGACATCTTGGACTGCGTCCGCAGCAAAATTGAGAGCATGTAGACATGCCTCTGCTTCAGCCTGGAGAGCTTCAGTGAAATACTGGAGGCGCCCTGCTCCCGACGCGACGGCCAAGCCATGATGATTTCTAATGACGAAGCCCCAACCACCTGAACGTTCCTGCTCATAAAATGCACCGTCAACATTGATCTTCATAAATCCATCTGGTTTCTGCCATTTCTTAGCTGAAGCAACTCTCTGAACTTCCGGTCTCTGAAAGAACTCAATAAAGTCAGTAACATGTCTCTGAATTTGGTAGTacgtgtcacacccggttttaaaggaaacaactATATGTATttcacatgtatgtcaggatcaagttttacatacatgcagcgacgttattagtgataacataaactgtgtcttaaataacgtaaacaatccttacaaaaggacccgaaggtctgaaagaaaaagctaataaatcttcaaatgGCAGCGGAAtacccatccatccacagaCGTTGTTCGGGGaaaacaccagcctaggacatggtcttcaatcaacgccttcttccttctagaaatcagtgtcctcgcccgggacttcctcgaagacttcaccttctgagcagcatccgagggtagggaaaagacaagcgtgagtacataaagtactcagcaagtggagaaaaaatatgacatgcaggctattgacaaggaaaagtcaacttgaggattactgcgactatgctcagctaaatcagactcaaacaacctagcaatactatttactagatttttattCCAACAGTTTAAgaacataactcatcggattccatccgactaccagactcaccagatatcccatatccggctaccgactcatcgggagtaccaccacccgactacccaaaccaacccttaaagttcccatctaatcctgaagaagtccaagccgctcttgaccgtgagcacggctgatcgatcagttatttactctgcagagtttgcacactttacccacgagtcgtgattccctttttgccttacactttcggggtgtatgg of Phragmites australis chromosome 3, lpPhrAust1.1, whole genome shotgun sequence contains these proteins:
- the LOC133913415 gene encoding L-type lectin-domain containing receptor kinase SIT2-like encodes the protein MVDMRRARSLLRGILLAGFVAAVLGAGDDSEHQFVYTGFTGAPLSLDGTAVITPTGLLELTNGTAQLKGHAVHPAPLQFQRTPGGPVRSFSASFVFGIIPPYPDLSGHGIVFFVGKDNFSSALPSQYLGLLNPQNNGNATNNIFGVELDTIQSTEFKDPNDNHVGIDINSLKSVSVQTASYYDDKTGAFQNLSLISGKPMQVWVDYDGETMQINVFLAPLKMAKPSKPLVSATHNLSEVLVEPAYVGFSSSTGTVRSLHYVLGWSFAMDGPAPDINIGSLPKLPRFGPKARSKVLDVVLPIATAAFVLGVVVVVISLVRRRLKYAELREDWEVEFGPHRFSYKDLFQATEGFKSKMLLGIGGFGRVYKGVLPKSKLEVAVKRVSHESRQGIKEFVAEVVSIGRLRHRNLVQLLGYCRRKGELLLVYDYMPNGSLDKYLHGHEDKATLDWAQRFRIIKGVASGLLYIHEDWEQVVIHRDIKASNVLLDSEMNGRLGDFGLARLYDHGADPQTTHVVGTMGYLAPELARTGKASPLTDVFAFGAFILEVTCGRRPVEQSMQDNQLMLVDWVLEHWQKESLTEVVDAKLQGKFDADEAILALKLGLLCSHPLPSVRPSMRQVMQYLEGDMPFPELTPSHLSFSMLALMQNEGAYGIAFFVAPTTNFSATLPSQFLGLFNTSNVGNTTNHIFAIELDTLLDVEFADINSNHVGIDIDGLKSVKAASAGYYDDDGNGVFRNLSLISGEAMQVWVDYDGRSMEINVTLAPVRVPKPKKPLFSHAVDLSTVITDTSYIGFAASLGSMSSRHCILGWSFSLNGSAPPLDYSKLPRLPVAHGGGQHKVLEAVLPIGIVVFILAMVTSVFVFGWRRVKYAELREEWEDEFGPRRFTYKDLFHATDGFTDRHLLGVGGFGRVYKGVLPGSKLEVAVKMVSHDSRQGIKEFVAEITSIGRLQHRNLVRLLGYCRRRGELLLVYEYMPNGSLDKFLYDHQRKPTLDWGKRFRILKDVALGLFYLHNNCDQVIIHRDVKASNVLLDDKVGGHLGDFGLARLHDHGANPRTTRVVGTLGYLAPELARTSKATPLTDVFAFGVFLLEVTCGRRPIEEDARGDRALLVDWVLERWSNGSLIGSVDARLDGEYDAGEVSLVLKLGLLCTQVSPVARPSMAQVVQYMDGILRLPEPPVLTPPDFGTMASLQSDGFDSYAMWYPTSSAESRGSYGTVSDLSGGR